From Candoia aspera isolate rCanAsp1 chromosome 4, rCanAsp1.hap2, whole genome shotgun sequence, a single genomic window includes:
- the LOC134495813 gene encoding uncharacterized protein LOC134495813 isoform X3, which produces MNEESKMRLSIPVLGGKLQGQTEVPDGKEPSGQRYGNPTRNTSGTTETLFITSAEQMLWEPLLGLLSSFLWEVKVSGAPQRDLPAISFTGSPEAVLRAKETISKLLILVGSQVKVNLMDVPRLKAVGFFQLHEGFHLFLWEGEVPHIRVDAVVRIGTSDGLDCGNTVFAQRVWSPEGALYTNLDIHFSYPPTVELAAGMVKLALKAASRKGFQSVVVSYSGSTISTSEAEAIVIGLEAFRKNNPVGPLESIHVVSGDGDATVAFYKECQKHWRSGKNDSEKLKNILLSLESTRIEVVTSPGMKKKADVVVLPLVLESDGLDWGSGAHAITQKVLEAAPHATDLCPGDIRLVSGSAFPEFDCRMTYLVRVDDSQQQPEEARKQAIRNMVWSCLSTFYGSFLESIAFPIFQPTVAGQAMKREWLLILLEEINRFLKSFPNTWVKLVQIIPLPGWTLTCPVEDSLSFAVEPVGSCHMEEPLFLQYLDENPSAFNEFQVQLKKAGYDIQIDLPWRLLIFQAINQSVQLLDLGKGFQFVREKYILHCETRVEILEILCNQLSLMKRFKSIRNYTLDRTWLVGLLDEVSSFLQCLAHEASQRQLVSWECSAEPLPRYTIVKDTVLQEVLPSNPLIKVEIIAKTPATIRFWGCRQRVNEAERRLRELFNSFQILPVPLSNFQLQFVKTHWGKLFHNNFFLERSLPVVLELSQIVQIAGLDLGKMKEAREILMKQVCERTVEIAEDLKWATESAEWKELLQRLGIHQEVAIHHVAPGSVTVVGIFRLVIQAEESVKEYLRDNSPIEERVSLARPELALAGKNLLHIMDWEHLNMNVILQLNSQPLVLQRFVIGCPGTIYVMGKWNHVTSLKQNVAGFIEKFCKKSICHEAIATLKNVNVGEFLKNILHTFPIDIRCLQDDELQICGFQEDVENVLEAFHRKIEEYQSERVEVKAQYELVPCIVVKESLFQERFPTDPFVSTEVLAEDPATVVFRGPRQKLIELRRHFEELLSDFQFLPVPLSKFQFQFVKAQWGKLFHNSFFLERSIPAILEISEIVRVGGLDLGEIKEAEKLLMEQVCEKTVEIANQLQWVTECKEWEQLLNRLKSHKEVAVHYTPPIQVTVVGLCPHTAEVEECIKEYLRDNSPLKESVIFTRPELVLVGDSLLHIMDWDHFNVSIKFEPSGWMLSLQVKGLRKFVQEAIRIIKEDLDSLMFGIIPLKKKSLHIYFSEGGADLLKKMAKIQNCIVRMQIQESHGSSNGITNSNGNVLQDLAEDHRAVVHVVGRESNVTSLEQHLSDFIAKFHKETICNANISTFNDENLKALCEDTSHQYPVVLHLVRENVVWVCGSQEDVESVTGKIYTKLEEALSTKIQKQIDSKLLYETIRWHHKTDAGWSAFDIITNHSLELAYGKKKTWALVPWNGVKVQINFLKCEASMPGNRKFRIRRQICLWDKNIAPWWESMDGCLVKKVELQASSEEYQDVEKNFNKTAGNYKIVKVERIQNLYLWISYCWKQSWMEKKNAEGTQNELILYHGTWPENCSSICEIGFKNAFRRESLYGQGTYFAMAAGYSVSCARPDPQGLQYIFQARVLTGEYACGKGNMALPPVKQEGKGRYDSLVDLLDKPNIFVIFFDDYAYPEYLITFCG; this is translated from the exons ATGAATGAAGAATCCAAGATGAGACTGTCAATTCCAGTTCTAGGAGGCAAACTTCAGGGCCAAACGGAGGTCCCTGATGGAAAAGAGCCAAGTGGGCAGAGATACGGAAATCCCACCAGAAATACATCTGGAACTACAGAGACCCTATTCATCACTTCTGCAGAGCAAATGTTGTGGGAACCGCTTCTGGGGCTCCTCTCTTCATTCCTTTGGGAAGTTAAGGTTTCAGGAGCACCCCAAAGGGACTTGCCAGCTATTTCTTTCACTGGCTCCCCAGAGGCAGTTTTGAGAGCCAAAGAAACCATCAGCAAATTGCTTATTTTGGTGGGCTCACAGGTTAAAGTCAACCTGATGGATGTTCCACGGCTCAAAGCTGTTGGATTTTTCCAACTCCATGAGGGATTCCATCTCTTCCTTTGGGAAGGAGAAGTTCCTCATATCAGGGTGGATGCTGTAGTGAGGATTGGCACCAGTGATGGTCTGGACTGTGGAAATACTGTGTTTGCTCAGAGGGTCTGGAGCCCAGAAGGGGCTCTTTATACTAATTTGGACATTCATTTTTCATACCCACCAACAGTTGAACTAGCAGCTGGGATGGTGAAACTGGCTTTGAAGGCCGCATCACGAAAAGGCTTCCAGTCTGTAGTTGTATCTTACTCAGGCAGTACAATCTCCACATCTGAAGCTGAGGCGATAGTCATAGGGCTGGAAGCCTTTAGGAAAAACAACCCTGTAGGCCCCTTGGAAAGCATCCACGTGGTCTCTGGAGATGGAGATGCCACTGTGGCATTCTACAAGGAGTGTCAGAAGCACTGGCGTTCTGGAAAGAATGACTCAGAGAAGTTAAAAAACATACTATTGTCTTTAGAGTCCACCAGGATTGAGGTGGTGACCAGTCCTGGTATGAAGAAAAAA GCAGATGTGGTGGTTCTTCCCCTGGTGCTGGAGTCTGATGGGCTGGACTGGGGCTCAGGAGCCCATGCCATCACACAGAAGGTTCTGGAGGCAGCCCCCCATGCCACTGACTTGTGTCCAGGGGACATTCGTTTGGTGTCAGGTTCAGCTTTTCCAGAGTTTGACTGCAGAATGACGTACCTGGTAAGAGTTGATGACTCACAGCAGCAGCCTGAAGAAGCCCGTAAG CAGGCTATTCGAAACATGGTCTGGAGCTGTCTCAGCACCTTCTATGGGTCCTTCTTGGAATCCATTGCGTTTCCCATCTTCCAGCCAACAGTTGCAGGTCAAGCTATGAAGCGGGAATGGCTCCTTATCTTGCTGGAGGAAATTAATCGGTTCTTGAAAAGTTTTCCCAACACTTGGGTGAAGCTGGTGCAAATCATTCCCCTTCCAGGATGGACTCTGACTTGCCCG GTAGAAGATTCTCTCTCTTTTGCTGTAG AGCCAGTAGGTTCATGTCATATGGAGGAGCCACTTTTTCTCCAGTACCTAGATGAGAACCCAAGTGCCTTTAATGAATTTCAAGTGCAACTGAAGAAGGCTGGTTACGACATCCAAATAGACTTACCCTGGAGACTCTTGATATTCCAGGCCATCAATCAGTCTGTGCAGCTGCTTGACTTAGGAAAAGGCTTTCAGTTTGTGCGGGAAAAGTATATACTGCATTGTGAGACGCGGGTAGAAATTCTAGAAATCCTGTGTAATCAGCTGAGCCTCATGAAAAGATTCAAATCCATCAGGAATTACACCCTTGACAGAACGTGGCTTGTAGGCCTGCTTGATGAGGTCAGTTCTTTCTTACAATGCCTTGCCCACGAGGCCTCTCAGAGGCAGCTGGTGAGCTGGGAGTGCTCAGCTGAACCATTGCCCCGGTATACTATTGTCAAAGATACTGTGCTTCAGGAGGTACTCCCATCCAATCCTCTGATAAAGGTTGAAATTATTGCTAAAACTCCGGCAACTATCAGATTCTGGGGATGCCGTCAGAgagtcaatgaagcagaaaggCGTCTTAGGGAGCTCTTCAACAGCTTCCAGATTCTACCAGTCCCTCTGTCCAATTTCCAGTTACAGTTTGTCAAGACACACTGGGGTAAACTGTTCCACAACAATTTCTTCTTAGAGAGGAGCCTCCCAGTTGTTTTGGAGCTCTCTCAAATTGTCCAGATTGCTGGCCTAGACTTGGGTAAAATGAAAGAAGCCAGAGAGATCCTTATGAAGCAAGTGTGTGAAAGGACTGTGGAGATTGCAGAGGACCTGAAGTGGGCTACTGAGAGCGCAGAGTGGAAGGAGCTGCTGCAAAGGTTGGGGATTCATCAGGAAGTAGCCATACATCATGTTGCACCTGGTTCTGTGACTGTGGTTGGTATCTTTCGTCTGGTCATTCAAGCAGAAGAATCTGTTAAGGAATATTTGAGAGATAATTCCCCAATAGAAGAAAGAGTGAGTCTTGCTAGACCAGAATTAGCTTTAGCTGGGAAGAATCTGCTTCATATAATGGACTGGGAACATCTCAACATGAATGTTATACTCCAGCTGAACAGTCAACCTTTAGTGCTACAG agatTTGTTATAGGCTGCCCAGGGACAATATATGTAATGGGCAAATGGAACCATGTGACCTCTTTGAAGCAAAATGTGGCTGGTTTCATTGAAAAGTTCTGTAAAAAATCCATCTGTCATGAAGCAAtagcaactttaaaaaatgtgaacGTTGGTGAATTCCTTAAGAACATATTGCACACGTTTCCCATAGATATCCGTTGTCTGCAGGACGATGAACTCCAGATTTGTGGCTTCCAAGAAGATGTGGAAAATGTTCTGGAAGCTTTTCACAGAAAGATTGAGGAATACCAGTCTGAAAGGGTTGAAGTCAAAGCTCAATATGAGTTGGTCCCTTGCATCGTTGTAAAGGAAAGCTTATTCCAAGAGAGATTTCCAACAGACCCTTTTGTAAGCACAGAAGTGTTGGCCGAAGATCCAGCAACTGTCGTATTTAGAGGTCCCCGTCAGAAGTTGATAGAACTGAGGAGGCACTTTGAGGAGCTCCTTAGTGATTTCCAATTTTTACCAGTTCCTCTCTCCAAATTCCAGTTTCAGTTTGTCAAGGCACAATGGGGCAAGCTCTTTCACAACAGCTTTTTTTTGGAGAGGAGCATCCCGGCCATTTTAGAGATCTCTGAAATTGTCCGAGTTGGTGGTTTAGACTTGGGTGaaataaaagaagcagaaaagcttCTTATGGAACAGGTGTGTGAGAAGACAGTGGAGATTGCAAATCAGTTGCAATGGGTCACTGAGTGTAAAGAGTGGGAACAGTTGTTAAACAGATTAAAGTCTCATAAGGAAGTTGCTGTCCATTACACTCCACCCATTCAGGTGACTGTGGTTGGTCTCTGTCCTCACACTGCTGAAGTAGAAGAATGTATTAAGGAGTACTTAAGAGACAATTCCCCCCTAAAGGAAAGTGTGATATTTACTAGGCCAGAACTAGTATTAGTTGGGGACAGTCTCCTTCATATTATGGATTGGGACCACTTCAATGTAAGCATCAAATTCGAGCCAAGTGGTTGGATGTTGTCATTGCAAGTGAAAGGTCTCCGGAAATTTGTGCAGGAAGCCATCCGGATTATCAAGGAAGATTTGGACTCTCTGATGTTTGGTATAATACCTCTGAAGAAGAAATCACTACACATCTACTTCTCTGAGGGTGGGGCAGATCTgctgaagaaaatggcaaaaatacaGAATTGTATTGTAAGGATGCAGATCCAGGAGAGCCATGGCTCTAGCAATGGAATCACCAATAGTAATGGAAATGTGCTGCAA GACTTAGCTGAGGACCACAGGGCTGTGGTCCATGTAGTAGGCAGAGAAAGCAACGTGACTTCACTCGAGCAGCATTTGTCTGATTTCATTGCTAAATTCCACAAAGAAACCATCTGTAATGCAAATATATCAACATTCAATGATGAAAACCTTAAAGCACTTTGTGAAGATACCTCACATCAGTATCCAGTTGTCTTACATCTTGTACGAGAGAATGTGGTTTGGGTTTGTGGTTCTCAAGAAGATGTTGAAAGTGTTACTGGGAAGATTTACACAAAGTTAGAGGAAGCTCTCTCTACAAAGATTCAAAAACAAATAGATTCCAAGCTTCTGTATGAGACTATCCGTTGGCATCATAAGACGGATGCTGGGTGGTCTGCCTTTGACATAATAACCAATCACAGTCTGGAGCTGGCCTATGGCAAGAAGAAAACATGGGCACTAGTGCCATGGAATGGAGTAAAAGTTCAGATCAACTTTCTGAAGTGTGAAGCCTCCATGCCAGGCAACAGAAAATTCAGGATAAGGAGACAGATCTGCTTATGGG ACAAGAATATTGCTCCCTGGTGGGAATCTATGGATGGATGTTTAGTCAAGAAAGTGGAACTACAGGCAAGTTCAGAGGAATATCAGGATGTTGAAAAGAATTTCAACAAGACAGCTGGGAACTATAAAATTGTCAAA GTGGAGAGGATCCAAAACCTGTATCTGTGGATTTCTTATTGCTGGAAACAAAGCTGGATGGAGAAGAAGAATGCAGAAGGGACACAGAATGAACTCATTCTCTATCATGGGACCTGGCCAGAGAATTGTTCTTCTATCTGTGAGATTGGCTTCAAGAACGCTTTCCGAAGGG AAAGTCTCTATGGACAAGGCACTTACTTTGCCATGGCTGCAGGCTATTCTGTGTCCTGTGCCAGACCAGATCCCCAAGGGCTCCAATACATTTTTCAAGCTCGGGTTCTGACTGGGGAGTATGCTTGTGGGAAAGGAAATATGGCGTTGCCTCCAGTGAAGCAAGAGGGGAAAGGCCGCTATGATAGTTTGGTGGATCTTCTTGACAAGCCAAATATTTTTGTGATATTCTTTGATGATTATGCTTACCCTGAATACTTGATCACCTTCTGTGGCTGA